aaaaggagaggcCTGTTTAAAGATGACACAGATCAAAACAGGACTAATCTGAAGATAAAGCAAGCAATAATTGGTGtatattattgttatttaacAAAGGCATTTAGTGGCTCCCACATATTagctggggttttgttttgttttactccTGTAGCAGTCAGTAGCTGACTCCAGAGCAGAAGCAGGCAGTGAAGCCTCGCTACCAGGAGCCTGGCCAGGGAGCAGCCCCTCAGCCCTGTGGTAGTGCCCTGAGCCGGCACCTGCGGTTCTGCACaccagctgcagggatgtgctgaTGGTTCCACTTCAAGTGCAGGTAGAGGGTTAGCTGTGCCACGGTGGAAACCACGGCTTCACAGCTGTTCTGATCACTGTTGCTGGACATTCAGTTCAGACCGGAGACTGGGCAGAGCTCTGGTGGTTTGTAGGAAATGCACAGTTCTCCACTGGGAAACAGCCTGAGCTGCTTAGACTGCCAGAGGGGCCAGCGCTGGCCCCTTGGTCGAGAAAAAATCTCAGATTTCATGCTTCAGGGTTGTTCATTTGGCAGCTTTCCTGAGTGCTGGATTCATTTATAGCTGTAAGTATACAAATGGATGTGCAGTACAATTGCCCGGCTTGGAAATCCCAGCAGAGCAAAGTATTTAGCTCTGAAAAATGTTAGGAGTGACTCCTTTGCAATATGTAGAGCAGTGAGCGTTTCAGAAACAGTCTATGTATTTAAACAGTCATTACTGCCTTCTGGGTAAATAacacatgtttttaaaatggtcTCTATACACAATAGGCGCTAACACAATAAATCCTAATTGCTCTGAAGGACCCATTAGGCTCTATCAGGTCAAGAAATGGTGGAGGTTTTTTGAAAGTCACTCACCATGTTGTTACATAAGCCACAATTTGAAAGTCTATAAATAAGTATTTGCCCAATGAAGAGTGAGGGCCTTGCCAGGGCCATACTAATTTATCATGTCAACTTCACTATGgggactgttttcttttcaaaggccAGTGTCAAAAAAGAGGGGGAGGGGGCGGAGTACTGCACAGTGTGCTTCAAAACCCACGTATCTGAGAAGATTCAGGCTGCAATGTGCCCACCGGGAAAAGCAAGTGTAACGTTCCCTGCCTCCTCCTTAACTTGGTGCTGTGTTAATCGTAGTGAGATCTGGAgagctgggaggctgcagggtCCTGGGGCTTTTCTTCCTACTACTGCCCCCTGGGGTCACGGCCCTGAGCCTCTGACTGATGTGGGCTGCAAGCTCCTCCGTGCAGTTGCACCCACAGTCCCTGTGGGGACCAACAGAAGCCAGCTGTGTACATTATACATTGTACATGCCGTGATATGCACAGATAAGTCGTGATGGAATTGTCAAGGTAAAGAATTGACGAATCTAGTGAGATGAGCTTTAAGTGCAGCCACTCCTCCTCATTTTGCTTTAGCTTTCCATGTCTGAAATGTTGGTTGCATTTTGCAAAGTGTAGCCCTCAGGTCAGCTGTTGGTGCCGCCTGTGTCACTGCTAGAAACCACATCTCATGTTAATTCACTCAGAATGTGGGTAGTTCCATGGAGCTTTTTGAACGTGACTGCGAGTTGGCATGGTTTTGTTTCCCACACTATTTTGAGATGTGTAATTGTCCAGGtatctgtaaaaacaaacagcaatgatGGAAGTTTGGGTTTTGCAGGGAATTTCAGGAAGGTATGCATGGTGAAAGCGTTGAAGTGATTTAAATCCAAATTCATGTCCCCAGCCCACAGCTTGTAAATCATTTTGCTCTTGAGAAAATGActgcccactgctgctgcactttgtgGGATGGTGCCAGAGCAGCTCACagtctgcctgcctgctgcccctCCTGCCCCTCTACCTGCTGGTCCCCAGCTGGCAGGGACTTTGTGTCTTATTTCACACCCCCACGGTCTTTGGCAGCCAGGGGAGGTCAGTGTGGGTTCCAAGGCTTGAAGCACCAGCAGCCCGCAGCCTTGTGGCTCAAGTGGGAGTGCAGAAACACCACTTGCTAAGCCATTGGTACAGGGTCACTGCATATGTGAGCACCACCCTGGGTGGGATACCCACAGCTGTCTGTGGGCACTGGGAGCTCTTTGCAGATGTTTGCTGAGCTCCCCGACAAAGGCAGGAGCAGTGGCTGGTCTTTACAAAGCGAACTCCCTTAGTCTTTTCCTCAAGTCATTTAGAAGTGACCATGTCCTCCACAAATGCAGTTTGCCCAGTTAAAAAGGCTGACAGTGCAGAGAGAACCAAGTACAGAAACACTTAACTGCCTTCTGACTTTCTGCTCCTACAGGAACCACTGCACCCCTTTGCTGGAAGTGCACCTATGAGGAAAGGTACATGTGAGCAGCCATGCCCTGCCCCTCTCCTTAGGGCTGCAGCCCAGTTCCCAGGCACAGCTGTTGATGTGGAAGAGCCTTGAGGAACTCCTCTGCACGGGGATTGAAGGTAACGCAATTTCCTAATAATATGTAGAATTCATTAAGGATGGCAGAAGGGTCGCAGGTGTCAGGAACACTTTGTCTCCAAGATTCAGCGCTGTAGGTTTGAGGCAGGTGTGGGCTGTTGCTAACGGTGCTGTGTATGCATACAGTGATGTGCTTGTGCAGTGCGGTAGGGATAGTAGCAGCTTATGGACTGTGCTCGATCTTACACATTTAATCCTGCTCTGGTTGCTCTGCTGCATATTcataacaacaaaaaggaaacagaagcacagatgTCTACCTGGCTCTTAATTGGGTTTCAAGCATCCCCAGTGAGGCAAATGCAGCGTTATTTACAGCCAGGCCCTAAGAATTAGGTGCATCTGGAGCAGTGGCAGAACCCGCGCCAGGCTGCGGGCTGATGGATGGGTGGAGCgaggtgctgccctgctctgcccttcctGTACCCCCTGCCTACCTGTCCCCACTGTGTGTCAGACCAAACTGATACTGCCGGAGGGAATGctaatagaaacaaaatacactgggaaaaaagaatttctgGTCTTGTGCAGCCACATCAGCGTTTTCTAATTGTACAGTGATGATAATAAAAAGGCTgccctctgctctcagctgtaaTTGGGGTAATCAGCTGAGGACCGTAATGAAACCGTCTGTGATTTGCCTTCTGCTGGGCTGCGACTTCACAGAAGGGCAGTCGGGCAGAATTAAAAGTTatggctcctgctgcagggttGTGCTGCCGTGTGCCAGCGCCCTGTGGCTGTACTTCACTGCCACGCAGCCCGGCTGCAGGCAGCGCTGGAACCAAGCGCTGTAGGGACTGAAGCGCTTTTGGCCTTTTGTAAGAAGTTGTTTGGCAGAGGGTTTGGGGCGCCGAGCTGAGTTGTACCGCGGTTCCTGCCTGCTGGCTTTCGGCTGCTGCCGAGGAGCTGGGCTGCCCCGGAGGTGTGGCGGCAGGAAGGCAGGGGTGCCGAGCACACCCGGCCGGCAGCGGGGATCGGTTCGGACGGGCCGGAGCGCAGCGCGGTGCCCGCGGGGATTCGGGAACGTCGGGGCCGGCTCCGCGACCAGCGCCGCGTGCTCGTGGGGCGCTACCGCCTGGGAGGGGGGAGGTGAAGATGCCGTGCCGGGCGCGGGGCGGGTCCGACACCGGGGGCGGGTCCGTAGGCGGTTCCATAGGCGGGGCGCAGCACGGCGCGGAGCCGGATCGCCCGCCCGCCCCAGAGCGCaggtggcggcggcggcggcggcacgGCGGGTCCCGGCGGGgcgctcccggccccgctcccggcgCGGCGGCCACAGGGAGGGGACGGGCGGCCGGGGCATGCGGCGGCGGTAGGACGCGCGGCGGCGATGGGCGGCCAGGGGCTGCCGGTCCCGCTTCTGCTGGggctgccgctgctgctggggctgccggCGGCGGGGCGCGCCGCCTCCAAGGCGCCGGTGTGCCAGGAGATCACGGTGCCGATGTGCAAGGGCATCGGCTACAACCACACCTACATGCCCAACCAGTTCAACCACGACACGCAGGACGAGGCCGGGCTGGAGGTGCACCAGTTCTGGCCTCTGGTGGAGATCCAGTGCTCCAGCGACCTGCGCTTCTTCCTGTGCAGCATGTACACCCCCATCTGCCTGGAGGACTACAAGAAGCCGCTGCCTCCCTGCCGCAGCGTCTGCGAGCGGGCCAAGGCGGGTTGCTCGCCTATCATGCAGCAGTACGGCTTTGCCTGGCCGGAGAGGATGAGTTGCGACAGCCTGCCGGTGCTGGGGGACGCCGAGGAGCTCTGCATGGGCTACAACCGCACGGAGGCCACCACCCTGCCACCCTTCTTCGGGAAGCCCACGCGCCCGGCCAAGGACACGGCCAAAAGCCAGCCACCAAATGGTAGGCAGCACCCCCCGGGCACCGACTGCGGCCGGACCTGCAAGTGCAAGGCACCGCTGGTGCCCATCTCCAAGGAATCCCACCCGCTGTACAACCGCATCCGGACCGGGCAGGTGCCCAACTGCGCCATGCCCTGCTACCAGCCCTACTTCACCCAGGATGAGAAGACCTTCGCCACCTTCTGGATTGGCCTCTGGTCcatcctttgtttcctttccaccTCCACCACCGTGGCTACCTTCCTCATTGACATGGAACGTTTCAAGTACCCTGAGCGCCCcatcatcttcctttctgcatgCTACCTCTTCGTCTCCGTGGGCTACATTGTGCGGCTGGTAGCGGGACATGCCAGCGTGGCTTGTGACCCTGAACACCACCACATCCACTATGAGACCACGGGCCCCGCGCTCTGCACCGTGGTTTTTCTGCTCCTCTACTTCTTTGGCATGGCCAGCTCCATCTGGTGGGTCATCCTGTCCCTCACCTGGTTCCTGGCAGCTGGCATGAAGTGGGGCAACGAGGCCATCGCAAGCTATGCACAGTACTTCCACCTGGCTGCCTGGCTCATCCCTAGTGCTAAGTCCATCACCGTGCTAGCGCTCAGCTCTGTGGATGGGGACCCAGTGGCTGGGGTTTGCTACGTGGGCAACCAGAGCCTGGAGAATCTGCGTGGGTTTGTGCTGGCGCCGCTGGTGGTGTATCTCTTCACTGGCAGTCTCTTCCTGCTGGCTGGCTTCGTCTCGCTGTTCCGCATCCGCAGTGTGATCAAGCAGGGCGGCACCAAGACTGACAAGCTGGAAAAACTGATGATCCGCATCGGTATCTTCACCGTACTCTACACTGTGCCTGCCACCATCGTCATTGCCTGCTACATCTATGAGCAGCACAACCGGGAGGCGTGGGAGCAGGCTCAGAACTGCTCCTGCCCAGGGGACCCCCACCGCCCCAAGCCTGACTACGCCGTGTTCATGCTCAAGTACTTCATGTGCCTCGTGGTGGGCATCACCTCTGGAGTCTGGATCTGGTCTGGCAAAACTCTCGAGTCCTGGCGGCGCTTCACAGCCCGCTGCTGTCGGCCAAAGAAGCCGGCAGGTGCTGCTGCATATGGTGAGGCCAGCCCAGCACTAGTGGGCAGGACGGTGCTGCCCAGCATGGCCTCCTACCACAAGCAGGTCCCGCTGTCCCATGTGTGACCAGAGGGAGCTGCAGTGATCCCAGCATGGAAGGAGAAGAGGGTTGCAAAGACCCAGTGCTGCAGCGCAGGGAGTGGTGGCAGAGCCACCCTGTGACCCCAGCCCCACGGCAGAGCAGAGCGGCCCAGGTCTGAGTGCAGCCCCAGTCAGGGCAGGAGAGGTGCCACCAGCAACGTGGGGACAGAGGGTCAGTGCTGAGAGCCCAGCACCACCATGAGCTGGGACACACCATGAGGTGATGCGTGGGCTGGACAGGTGGCAGCGGCCCCGCAGGCTCTGGACGGGTCGTGCTGGTACTGGGGTGAgggggagagctgcagcaggcatGGCTGGTGGCAGCCCTATCCCCAGTGATCCCCAGCACCAGAACTGAGCTGCTTGCTGGAGCTGGGGAGCATGCGAGGAGTCAGGATAGCAGTTTGGGGGCATCCTGCGTGTCACCAGGCAGAGAACTGGtggccctggcacaggctgagAGGCAGGGGGTGGGCTGCACGGGTGCTGGTGGCACAGGAGGATGGGGCTCAACAAagtcctgctgccagcccacaCAAAACCTGGCACGCTGCCGAGAAGCCTGGGCTCCAGGAGCCCTGTGCCCCCAGTGGGAACACGGCAGCTCCCTGTCAGGGCTGGTGCTCAGCACTTCTGGCTCTGGCACTTTGGCAAGGGGTTGGTAATGCACCACACCTCTGTGTCAGGCCAGTTTGTGGCATTTCCTCGGTGCTTTGCAGGCTGCACGGAGTGAGACAGGGGTCGTGGCATAGCCTGACATGCACTGTGTGTGTTTATCTGCTGCAGGAGGTGTTTGCATGGGGTCTGTGAGGCAGCTGGTAGCTGCGTGTGttggaaagcagcaaagcagcagggtCAGCCACcagccagctccagccctctcTGCTGTTTTGGAAGCAGCGCCTCTGTCAGACAGTGCTGGGCTCAGGACTGAGCGGGTGATTCAAGAATAGTCAGCACAGCGCTCACACTTTCTCTCACACCACAGCCTCTTcccagggctgggcagcagcagggaactGACAGAGGCAGCGCGAGGCATTTCGCTCCGGGGACATCTGAGCCCATGCTGGTAGGATGTGGGGGCTGTGTCAGCCCTCTTGAGTGGGGcaagggaacagcagcagggatgggctgctgtgaggcagctgcagccagctcctgcctgctTGTGGAAGAACTCGGGGCTTTAGTCTGGTTTCCCTGCACTAAATGGGGATCACGCATGTAACTTTACAGAGGTGATTACATGAGTCCATTTGTCCCTCTCCAAGCATGGCACCAAGACCCAGCTGCATTGCTCTTGTGGGACTGACAGGGCTCCGGGTTGTTCTCGATGCCTTCAGACCACTTCAGTCAAGGAGGTTTCCACCCCTTTTAGAACCAGAGCCTGGGAAGCAGGGGACCCTCAGGTGGCACACCTGCTGATTCAGGTGGGGCCAGGACATGGCGTGTGTGCAGTGTGGTGCAGGGCCAGAGTGCTCCATGGGACCCTCTCACAGCTGCAGGGCACTGTTGCGACAGAGGTTGGCTCGCTCTGGCGTGTTGCAGTACTTCACCTTGGGCAGCATTGCACCATGTTCTGTTACAAACTGTAAATAGCTGTATATAGCTGTTTTGTACGTACAGGAGCTGGGCTGAACTTTGATACGGGTTTGGGGCAGGTGTGTGCTCAGCGTGGGGCAGGTCAGGCACGTCGTTGTGGGCATATGTGTGTTGTAATCCTGGGCATTAAATAGCTCCAACCTGATCCAACCCACACTTTCTGGACTTGTCTCTTTCTATAGTGCCTTCTGTAGATACAGCTAAACACACCATGCAATACAATGAACAAAACCATGGCAAATGTGatgttttttctgctgtttttttgttgttgttgtttgtttgtttgtttgttttttaagtgtaaCTGACTGTAGAGcttcttttaaaagacaaagaaatccAGGCTTGGCTTCAGACTTGCCTATTGAAAAGCTTCCGGGAGGCCACTGTGTTCTGACCTAAGGGCAGGTTGGTGCCAGCAGCCCGGGGCTGACCCCGGCCTCAGCACTGCGCTGCAGGCAGGGCAAGGTGTGGAGCCAGGTGCCCCCGTGCTTTGGGTAACTGACATGTTGTTTTGCTGTCACTGGTTAGTGATGCTCTTCAACTTTGTTTGTATAACTGTATTATATGctgtgaaaagctgaagaaatttTATTCAGAGAGAAGTATAGAGATTagttatttatgaggaaaaagctgtgtgtgttgttttctttgctcgGATGCTTATGCTAACCAAATAGTTACCACAAATGCTTACTgtggggaaaggggaggagtgtgcaggagggctgtgctgtcCTCTTATCAGCAGGCATCAGCGGGGACTTGGGAGgcacccacagcagccctgtgcagaCGTGCTGCCGAGAGCACCaagccctgcacagctctgccttcattGCGAGGCTGTGCACACTGGCCCAAGGCAGCAGCCCACCCTGCTCAGGAGTGAGTTTGGTCTGCAGGGTGTTGGCAGCAGGTACTGCTGGCACCGCCCCTGGCTTTGCTGACAGCACTTCCAGGCAGGCCAAGGTTGCACCTTCCTGGTGGAAGATGGTTAACGATCAACTTTTATTGGTGTTTTTGCAGTTTGTACGATATCAGTCCCTCACTCTGCCTTGAGATTGAGCTCTAAAGAGTTGCCCTTTGGTACTTAGCAGGTGCCAGCTCTTGGCCAAGGAGGATGTTGCGTGCTGATTTAAGTGTCCTTGTTGCCATATGCTGTACACTCCTGTGCTGGGAAGAGTGTGAAGGGAGGACAGCAAGGGGTTAATCTGGCTATGCTGTGACTAATGGTGCAGGACTCTGCTATCTAGTTAGGTGTGTAGGCACACACAGGTCCCACTAGATAGGATCTCTTACCTGAAAGCAGCATTCCAGTGCCCCATGATAAAACTGATGGAGCCAGCATTGCACTGACTCACCTGAGCCCTCTGTGGTTAGGTACAGAGGACAGCCAGCAGCCGAGCCTGCCCtgtgcagggcagctgctgtggggctgtgttgGCATACAGCACCTCAGCATGGGGACTTACCCAGGTGCTGAAGGCACCTCGCCTGTCTCCAGCTGTAATGCCCACTTGGCAGCAGGGCTACTGCCAAGGCTTCCAGAGAAGCCTCTCCATTCTCAGTGCCTCAGTAAACAGGGGTTTGGCAAAGCTGCCATCCGCTGCCACCTTGAGATTGATTTTGAGCACGAGGAGGGCCATCGCTGTAGTCATTTGTTGGTGAACCACCCACAGGACTCTGCTCCTGCACAGCTACACACAGCCCACCCTGATGGTGTGCTGTCACACACCTGTGCTCTGTGTCCCGGTCAGCCCATTCAGGCTGCCCTCAAGGAAGGTGCAGGCTCTCTTAGCATTGACCAGAGCAGTGCAGGAATTTAGCCTCACTTAGTGTAGGGAAAAGCAACATCTGACAAAACGAGGATCTCCTGGCCCTGTAGATGGGGTTTGATGTCACAGGGGCAGAACCGAAGTGGTGCTTTTTGTTTCTAGAAATGCCTTGCTCAACTAAGGCAGCAAGCTAGCCCATGTTCAGCCATGTGCTTTACCCAGCTATTAAactgcatgtatgtatgtaagcATGTTGGCACAACAGTGCACTATATTCACTCCTACAGCATGACAGCAGTTATTTTGCCTTTCTCAAGAACACTGGGAACAGTCAGGCATAAGCCCTGCTGCACTATGGGAGTTAGCAGCTCAGGCCATAGGCAGCAGCCTGCCCCGTTCTGGGCTCTAACCCATCAGCCAACAGCACCCACACAGCTGCAACCCCCCCACCATGCAAACTCTGACCTCAATTGCTCTTGTGGCCTCTTCTGCTTGCTCAGGTTAGTGGTGATGCATATATTCTTATCCAGAAGCAATGTTCTTGACATTTACTCAGTCTCTGAAGTGCCTGTCCTCTTAACTGCCAAACCCATGCTGAAGTAGCTCTCATAAAGTTCCCttagaaacaaaatgcacaTACTCCCCATACACAAACTGAAAGGCCTTCTGACTCCCAAGGGCATCACGTAGCCCAGAAACACATTGGTGAGCTGCTGCCCATACGGACCTCTAGCACGTGCTGCTCTCATTACTCTTGATGGGTCATGGTGCAGCTATTGTCTAGGCAAACTGTTTCCTACCAGTTAAGCAGTACCACCCTGGGACCGAATGCAACCAAAGGTCACCTCATCATAGATTTACTCTCCGCAAACAAGTGCCCTCATTGCAGGCTGTTGTTCCTGGGTGCTCTTCCAAGGGAACAGAGCTAGGTACACTCACCTTAATGCCAGTGTTCTAGCTATGAttctattgtttttcattttgcctttgtACAAAAAATCCTGCCAACAAATAAAGCAtggctcagctcccagcaggccCCACCCCCCAAATGCAACTCCCTC
This genomic window from Coturnix japonica isolate 7356 chromosome 7, Coturnix japonica 2.1, whole genome shotgun sequence contains:
- the FZD5 gene encoding frizzled-5, producing the protein MGGQGLPVPLLLGLPLLLGLPAAGRAASKAPVCQEITVPMCKGIGYNHTYMPNQFNHDTQDEAGLEVHQFWPLVEIQCSSDLRFFLCSMYTPICLEDYKKPLPPCRSVCERAKAGCSPIMQQYGFAWPERMSCDSLPVLGDAEELCMGYNRTEATTLPPFFGKPTRPAKDTAKSQPPNGRQHPPGTDCGRTCKCKAPLVPISKESHPLYNRIRTGQVPNCAMPCYQPYFTQDEKTFATFWIGLWSILCFLSTSTTVATFLIDMERFKYPERPIIFLSACYLFVSVGYIVRLVAGHASVACDPEHHHIHYETTGPALCTVVFLLLYFFGMASSIWWVILSLTWFLAAGMKWGNEAIASYAQYFHLAAWLIPSAKSITVLALSSVDGDPVAGVCYVGNQSLENLRGFVLAPLVVYLFTGSLFLLAGFVSLFRIRSVIKQGGTKTDKLEKLMIRIGIFTVLYTVPATIVIACYIYEQHNREAWEQAQNCSCPGDPHRPKPDYAVFMLKYFMCLVVGITSGVWIWSGKTLESWRRFTARCCRPKKPAGAAAYGEASPALVGRTVLPSMASYHKQVPLSHV